The Kocuria flava nucleotide sequence TGGATCCCGCGCGTGGTCAGCAGGTCGCCGAGCAGGTGCACGACCACCCCCGTGCCCACCGCCAGCGGGAACCACCACTCGTGCGCCGGCGGCCAGAGCCCGACGACGACGCCGAGCCCGATGCCCACCGCCCAGTTCAGCTTCGCGACCCGGTCCGGGACGAAGGCGAGGACCTTCACGGCGAACGCGATGAGCAGCACGGACATGACCGCCGCGAGCGGCCAGACCCAGCCCAGTCCCTCCACGGGGATCCCGACCTTCTGGGCCGCGGCCGCCAGGCCGGTGAACGCGGCGACGCCCAGCAGCGAGTGGGTCCCGCGCCGGTGGCCGCCGGAGATCCGGCACACGAGGCGGGCCAGGCCGGTCGTGACCGGCGGGAGGGAGCGGGACACGGTCCCTCCCGGGTGGTCGAGGTCGGGCAGCAGCGCCGCCCCGGCGGTGACCAGGGCGCCGGTGAGCACCCCGGCGTGGCCGACGTCGACGAGCCCCCAGCCGATGGGCAGCACGAGCCCGTGCAGGCCCACCTGGTAGTCGGCGGTCAGCGCCACCCACGCGGCCGCCCCGCAGGCCGCGTGGCTCGGTCCCATCATCTCGGCGCCTTCTCCTTCGCACATCCGGGCACGGCGGAGCCCGGACGGGCGCCACCTGCGGGAACACTAGGCGGCGGCTCGGACAGCACAAGCCGCACCGGCCGCGGAGGGCCGGTGCGGGCCTCCGGTCAGGGGGCGGGGACCCGGCGCCACCCGGAGGAGTCGACCTCGACGACGACGGGCGCCGCGCCGGCCATCCCGCGCCGCCGCAGCGCCGCCGCGATCTCGGCGGCGGGGGCCGCGACCACGAACGTCTCGCCGCGGAAGAGGTCGGCGCCGTCCTCGACGAGGGCGCTCACCTGCCCGGCCTCCCGGGCCGTGAAGCGCTCCGCGACGCGCAGCCGCTCCAGCCAGGGCGGGGCGGGCCCGTCGTCGTCGAGGAGGACGGCCACGGCGGGGCACTGGAGGTCGGGCACGCCCCCAGTCTTCCCGAGGGGGGTGCCGCCGGGGAAGACTGGGACCATGACCGATCCCGTGGACCCGCTGACCGAGGCCGCCGCCCGCGCCCGGCTGGCGGCGGACGCCCACCGCGGCGTGGAGCCCGAGCCGTGGATCGCCGAGCTGGCCCAGCCGCACCGGCCGCGCCGGCCCGGGGAGCCCCGGCCCTCCGCCGCCGACGTGCTCTCGGGCCGCGACGACGCCCACACCGCGCCCGCCGCGCGGGCGGCCCTCGAGTGGGCCCGCGACCTCGCCGGCCGCGGGGGCTGAGCGCCCCGCGCGGGCGGGATGCCTCAGGGCGCGAGCGGCGACCAGCCCGCGGCGGCGCCCAGGGCCAGGCACACCGCCACGGGCACGGCGGTGAGCGCCGCGGCGACGGCCGCCGCCCGGGCGGGCCGGGTCCGCGGCGCGTGCCACCGGGTGCCGGGCAGCTCCACCCACCGGCGGGTGGCGGCGGCGAGCAGCAGCACTCCGAGCACGAGCAGCGCCCGCTCCGCGTGGCCCGGCTCACGGCCCAGCGCGTGGGGCAGGACCAGCACGAGCGGCCAGTGCCACAGGTAGACCGAGTAGGAGGCGTTGCCGATGCCCTGGACCACCCGCCGGTCGGTGAGGAGCTCGAGGCCGGTCCGGTCCGCGGCCTGCCCGCCGGCGAGGATCGCCGCGGCCGCGAGCACCGGCACGAGCGCCCCCACGCCGGGGAACTCCACCCCGCGGTAGAGCACCGCGCAGGCGGCCACGCCCGCCCAGCCCGCCGCCACGGCGGCACGGGCCGTGCGCGGCCCCCGGGGCACCCCGGCGCCCAGGGCCACGAGGGCTCCCACCCCGAACTCCCACACCCGCGTCCACGTGGCGAAGTACGCCGTCTGGCTCGAGAGCTCGGTGTGCACCACGCCCACGGCGAAGCTCACGGCGCCGACCGCGGCCACGGCCGCGAGCAGGCGCCGGCGCGGGTCGCCGCGGCCGGTGCGCACCGCGCCGGCGGCCACGGCCAGCAGCAGGCCCGGCCACAGCAGGTAGAACTGCTCCTCGACCGACAGCGACCAGTAGTGCTGGAACGGGGTGGGCCCCGCCGCGGCGGCGGCCTCGGAGAGGGTGCTCAGCGCCATGAGCCAGTTCTGGACGTAGAGGGCGCTGCCCGCCCCCTCGACCGCGGTGCGCGTCCAGGCCCCCTGCGGCAGCCACAGGGCCACGAGGGCCGCGGAGACGACCGTGACCAGCGCCGCCGCGGGCAGCAGGCGCAGGGCGCGGCGGGCGTAGAAGCGGCCCAGCGCGACCCGGCCCGTGCCGGTCAGCTCCCGGACGAGGTGGCCCGTGATCAGGTAGCCGGAGACGACGAAGAACAGGTCGACCCCCACGTAGCCGCCGGCCAGCAGGCCCGAGGGCCAGAAGTGGTCGACCACCACGAGCAGCACCGCGACCGCCCGCAGGGCCTGGATGTCGCGGCGCAGCACGGGGGAGCTGCCCGGGCCCCCGGTGCGGTCCGGGAGGGCCGCGGGGGCCGTGGCGGTCGGGGTGCGCGGGGCGGTCGGTTCCACGGGCGACGAGGGTAGCAGGCGCCCCCGCAGGGCTCCGGGGGTGGCGGGCCGGCCACGGGGCGCCCCGCGCGCGGGAGCTCGCCCGCCCGCGGCGCGGAACGGCACTAGGCTGGGCGCGACCGGGCCGCCCGCCGGGGGCGTCCCGGTCGCGGACGGGTGGGAGGAGCGTGCCATGACGAGGACCGACGGAGCGGGCGTGCTGTGCCGGGTGCCGATGCGCTGGGGGGACATGGACCCGTACGGCCACGTCAACAACGTGGAGGTCGTGCGGCTGCTCGAGGAGGCCCGGATCGCGGCCCTCGGCGTGCCCGTGGGCACGGGCGACCAGGTCGAGCCGCCGCTGATCCCGTTCTTCTCGGAGCTGCCCGAGGGCACCCAGGCGCTGATCAGCGAGCACCGGATCAAGTACCTGCGGGCCCTGGAGTACCGCAACACCCCCGTCGAGGTGCGGGTGTGGGTCGTCGCGGCCCGCGGCGGGGCGCTCGTGCTGGGCTTCGAGATCACCGACGTCGTGACCCGCCGGGCGTGCGTGCG carries:
- a CDS encoding metal-dependent hydrolase, producing MMGPSHAACGAAAWVALTADYQVGLHGLVLPIGWGLVDVGHAGVLTGALVTAGAALLPDLDHPGGTVSRSLPPVTTGLARLVCRISGGHRRGTHSLLGVAAFTGLAAAAQKVGIPVEGLGWVWPLAAVMSVLLIAFAVKVLAFVPDRVAKLNWAVGIGLGVVVGLWPPAHEWWFPLAVGTGVVVHLLGDLLTTRGIHLLYPLRAPLPLPRILYRNREFVAVPLLGNAGSLPELLLLAPVTLFALGGLVAALALATGFTVA
- a CDS encoding acyltransferase family protein, yielding MEPTAPRTPTATAPAALPDRTGGPGSSPVLRRDIQALRAVAVLLVVVDHFWPSGLLAGGYVGVDLFFVVSGYLITGHLVRELTGTGRVALGRFYARRALRLLPAAALVTVVSAALVALWLPQGAWTRTAVEGAGSALYVQNWLMALSTLSEAAAAAGPTPFQHYWSLSVEEQFYLLWPGLLLAVAAGAVRTGRGDPRRRLLAAVAAVGAVSFAVGVVHTELSSQTAYFATWTRVWEFGVGALVALGAGVPRGPRTARAAVAAGWAGVAACAVLYRGVEFPGVGALVPVLAAAAILAGGQAADRTGLELLTDRRVVQGIGNASYSVYLWHWPLVLVLPHALGREPGHAERALLVLGVLLLAAATRRWVELPGTRWHAPRTRPARAAAVAAALTAVPVAVCLALGAAAGWSPLAP
- a CDS encoding acyl-CoA thioesterase; amino-acid sequence: MTRTDGAGVLCRVPMRWGDMDPYGHVNNVEVVRLLEEARIAALGVPVGTGDQVEPPLIPFFSELPEGTQALISEHRIKYLRALEYRNTPVEVRVWVVAARGGALVLGFEITDVVTRRACVRAETSLAFFVPATGTVLRISPEQQAVLAPYAGDPVFR